In Helicobacter sp. MIT 99-5507, the sequence TTTATCAATTGGTGGAAATTTAAAAAATCCAATCAAAACTTTTTTGCATTTTATTAAAAAGCTAAGATTAAATAGTAATATAACCTTGATTTCTACATCACCAATATATAAAAATCCTCCATTTGGCTATACAAAACAGAATGATTTTTATAATAGCACTATTATTTTATCTACAAATATGTGTTTGATAGAATTTTATAGATTTATATTTTATATAGAGAGAATCTTTGGGAGAAAGCGAAAGCGAGAGTTTAAAAATGCACCTCGCACGCTAGATATCGATATTTTATTTTTTAATGATATATTTATACGAAGTAAGAAGCTAAATATTCCGCATTTGCATTGGAATAAACGAGATAGTGTTCTTATTCCGCTTTTGTATCAAGTTAATTATAAGGGATTTTAAATGCAAGATTTGCAAATGTATACTTACACAGCCCCGAGTTATAAAGAAACCATGGAAATTGCTAAAAATAAACATGGAGAAGATGCATTAATTGTTTCATCAAAAGAAATTAGAAAAAAATCACTTTTAGAAAATGGCTTATGGGAGATAGTCGTAGTCGCCCCAAAGCAAGACAATAAAGATAAAAATGATGATACAAATGATGATACAAATGATGATTTACCAGATAATAGCGTAGAAAAGCGACTTCAAAATATTGCAAAAAAGGCAATTGAAAAAAAGAAAGAAGCAAAAGAAAGACAAAGTAGTGATATTGGAATCCAAATATCTAATGCTGTGAAAGAAATAGCAAAACTTACACCAAATACATCAAAAAGAGGAATTGAGACAAGAGAAAATATTAGCGAGAATTCCAAAAAAAGCACTAAAGATAATATTGATAAAACAAGAGAAGAAGTAGCAAAACGAAATCAAGATGAAGCAAAAGACTTAAAAAATATAAGACAAGAGCTAGATAAAATAAATGATAAAATGAAGCTTATCCAAAGTATGTTTTGGGATGATATAAGCCAGAGAGCCCAAAATACAAATAATATTCCACATGAATTTGCAGAGATATATAGAATCTGCAAAAATAGTGGAATGAAAAATGAACATTTAGAAGAGATAATGCAACTCTCGCAGAATCTTATGCCTGTAAATATGCGAGAAAATAGTGTAACAATAAAGCGATATTTTAGAGAAGTATTAAGAAAGATGATAGCTTGTCGTCCAGAAAATATTGACATGAAGCGAAAAAGAATTGTTATGCTTGTTGGACCAACAGGCGTTGGAAAGACTACTACGCTCGCAAAGCTTGCTACTCATTATTCTGTAAAACATAGATATAAAGTCGGTTTAATAACGCTTGATAGCTATAGAATCGGTGCATATGATCAACTTGCTTTTTATGCAAAAAAATTAAAATTATCTATAAATGCAGTAAATGATACAACCGAATTCACAAAATCTCTTGATGAGCTTAAATATTGTGATTATATACTTATTGATACTATAGGAAGCTCACAGCATGATAAACAAAAGTTAGATATTTTAAAAAAATATGTCAATGCAGATTATAATATAGATGTAAATTTAGTCTTGTGTGCCACTACAAAATATGAGGATTTGATGGATATCTATTATTCATTTGGGTCGTTAAATATTGATACGCTTATATTTTCAAAATTAGATGAAAGCAAAGGATTTGGGAATCTTTTCTCACTAATTTATGATACTAAAAAGCCCGTTAGCTATTTTACAATAGGGCAAGAAGTGCCAGAAGATATTTTGGCAGCAAGAAATGATTATCTAGCAGATTGTATTATAAATGGATTTTCAAAGCCATCAAGAGATGAGATACTTAGATGAAAAATCAGGCTGCAGGTTTAGATGAATTATTAAAAAAAATTCAAAATCCAAAAAAAAATACTACATTTATTGCAATTACAAGTGGCAAAGGTGGCGTAGGAAAATCTACAATTAGTGCTAATATGGCTTATATTCTTTGGAGTATGGGATATAAAGTCGGTGTATTTGATGCAGATATAGGACTTGCTAATTTAGATTTGATATTTGGTGTAAAGGCGCAATATAATATCTTAGATGTTTTAAAAGGTGATATATCATTTGAAGATATTGTGATAAATATAGAAAGCGGTTTGTGTCTAATACCTGGATATACAGGCGATGAGATATTTAAATATAATGATAATATTTTAGAGAAATTTTCAAATCAAAGTGTAATTTTAGATTCTCTTGATTATCTAATAATAGACACAGGAGCGGGAATTGGCGATAGTGTGCAGACTTTTTTATCTGCAAGTGATTATGTGATTGTTGTCACTATGCCAGACCCATCAGCCTTAACTGATGCTTACGCGTCAATAAAAGTATCATCAAGACATAAAAACAAAATATATGTAATAGTAAATCAAGTAAATAGCACAAGAGAAGCAAATAAAGTGTTTGATAGATTAAAGAGTGTTGCAGGGAGTAATATTCCAAATTTAGAATTAGAGCTACTTGGAAAAATTTCATCTAGTGATAGCATAGTGCAATCTAATAGACAAAGAAAATTATTTACAAAAGTTTTTCCTCAATCATTTGCTAGTGCAAGCCTACAAACAATAGCTATAAATCTTCTTAAAAATATGGAACAAAATGTGCTTCCATATAATGAGAGCGGGTTTAATAGATTTATTAGAAATATATTAAGTCGATTTTAATTCATTGTAGAGATTATGTTTGAAACAAGATAATTATATGAGTTTTAGCGTTGTTGCTGGGTTTTTCTTAGGTCTTATTATTTCTATTTTGAAATTTAATACACCAGAGTTAATTATACTAGGAACTATTGTATGCACTATTGTTTTGTATTTGATTGTCACTTGTTGTGCTTCATTTTATATGATGTTTCTTGATTATAGTCAAACAAAACTAAATAGAGATAAAATAGATTCTACTCTTAATTACTATTGTAATGAATTTGACAAGAAAGAAAAGGAAGTTCTTGGTGTTAGACAATATCTAAAGCATAGCATTGATACACTCAATGAAAATAATGAGAAATAGCAATGAAACAACAAAATGATTACAATATAGAGTTGAAGCATTCACAAGATGCCTTAGTATTGCAGTATATGCCAGCATTGCGTGCAATGGCTTTTAGATTAAAAGAGAGACTTCCTAGCTCAATTGATATTAATGATTTGATATCAATTGGAACAGAAGAGATGATAAAGCTAGCAAGAAGATATGATGATTCTATAAATGATTCATTTTGGGGCTATGCAAAGACAAGAGTTTATGGCTCTATGCTTGATTATTTGAGAAATTTAGACATTATATCTAGATCAAATAGAAAGCTAATAAAATTGATTGATAAAGAAGTCTCAAAATATTTTAATGAACACGAAGAAGAGCCAAGTGATGAATATTTAGCACAAGTTTTAAATGAAGATATCAAAAAAATAAAAGAAGCTAAAATTGCATCAGATTTTTATACTCTTATTCCACTTGATGAACAATACAATGCGATACAAGGTGAGAATTCTATAAGTAAAATAGAAAAAGAAGAATTAGTTAGTCTAATACAAGATATTCTCTCTAGCTTATCAAAGAGAGAACAAATGATTATACAGCTATATTATTTTGATGAATTATCATTAGGTGAAATTAGCTCAATTTTAAATATAACAATCTCTAGAATCTCACAAATACATAAAGAAGTGATAAAAAAAATACGACTTCGCATAGGAGATATAAATGGCTGATATTTTAAGCCAAGAAGAGATTGATGCTTTACTTGAAGTTGTTGATGATGAGGGTGAAGATAATGCGAACTTGGAAAATAATGAGATTTTTAATCGCAAGCAAGTTACTTTATATGATTTTAAAAGACCAAATAGAGTAAGCAAAGAGCAACTAAGGGCATTTCGTGGAATCCACGATAAAATGGCTAGGAATTTAAGCAGTCAAATATCTGCTATTATGCGAAGTATAGTAGAGATTCAGCTTCATAGTGTGGATCAAATGACTTATGGTGAGTTTTTGATGAGCTTACCTAGCCCAACTAGCTTTAATGTATTTTCAATGAAGCCACTTGATGGAAGTGGAGTATTAGAAATCAATCCTAGCATTGCATTTCCTATGATAGATAGATTGCTTGGTGGAAATGGTGAGCCATACGAAAATACAAGAGATTTTAGCGATATTGAATTAAGTTTGCTTGATACGATTTTACGGCATATTATGCAGAATCTAAAAGAAGCATGGGCGCCTATAACAGAAATATTTCCTAGCATTGATGCAAAAGAATCTTCACCAAGTGTAATACAAATAGTCGCACAAAATGAAATTGTAATCATGGTTGTTATGGAGATTATTATTGGGCATAGCAATGGAATGATGAATATTTGTTATCCTGTCATCTCACTAGAATCTATACTCTCAAGACTTGCAAGTAGAGATTTTATGCTAAGTGAAACGAGCTCTAAAAAAAGTAGAAATAAAGAATTACAAGTTCTAATTGGTGGTGCTGTTGTAAATGTATCAGCTATACTTGGTAGTGCAAGATTGAGCATGAAAGAAATACTTGATTTAAAAGCTGGTGATATAATAAGATTAGATAGAGTTGCTGATGATATGGTAGTAGTCAATATAGATGATAGAGATAAATATATAGGTGAAATTGGACTACAAAGATATAGAAAAACTATAAAGATAAAAGATGTAATTACAACTGAAAAAGATAAAGTAAGAGAAGTGCTAGAAATGTTAGAAAATAATAGAAAACATAGAGCAGAAAATATCAAAGAAGAGGAAGATATAAAATGACAAATTTTATAAATCTCATTCAAAATGAAGCTATTTCGACAATAGAAGGGCTTACTGGACAAAAACCAAGTATAAAATATAGTAATACAGCACAGGCAAATAATCTTAATATTGATGGCTCATTTGCATTTATTGAGCTTGAAAATAATAATAATGCAAAGATAGCTATTGTAGTGCCTAGTATTATTGCTACTGCATTGCCTGATTTGATGCTTGGTGGAGAAGGTGTAAGCAATGATAATATAACTAGCGATGATTTAGATGCAATAAAAGAAGTTTCATCTAATATTTTTGGAGCATTATCTACTACATTAAAAGGTCAAAAAGAATTACCAAAAATGGATTTTAAAGTAGTAGATTCTAAGATTCTTGATACAACAGATACTAGCAACTACAAAGATAGAATATTGTTTGAATTTGATTTAAATAATATTCATTCAAATTTTGTTATTTTGCTTAGTTTTGATATCGTAAATGAACTAAATGGTAAAACAAAGGAGCAAGTGCAATCAGAATCTAAGGTAGAATCTAAAGATGATTTACCAAATCTAAATTCAGCTGAAATTAGAAATATTGGCATGCTTCTTGATGTAAAGATGCAGATAAAAGTTCGAATAGGGCAAAAAAAGATGCTTTTAAAAGATGTAATTGCGATGGATATAGGAAGCGTTATTGAGCTAAATCAGCTTGCAAATGATCCACTTGAGATTCTAGTTGGTGATAAGGTGATAGCAAAAGGTGAAGTTGTCATTATTGATGGTAATTTTGGAGTGCAAATAACTGAAATAGGCACAAAAAAAGAAAGATTAGAGCAATTGAAAATATAGTTTATTTATAAAACTATATAATTGTTTAAATCATCTAAAAAATAGGATAAATTAAATAGGCGACATGGTTAATTTATTATTGGAATATTAATTATAATTGCAATTGCTACATTTATAATCACTACTTATAACAAACTTGTAATGTTTTTGAATCGCTCACAAAATGCATTTTCTCAAATCGATGTGCAACTTAAAAGAAGATATGATTTGATACCAAATTTAGTAGAAGTTGCAAAGAAATATATGAAGCATGAAGAAGAAACATTGATAAAAGAGAAGCTATAAATGAAGCAAAAAGTATATTAGATTCTGTTGCAAAAGATGCTAGCAATGTAAAAATAAATCAGCTAGGTAAAGCAGAAAGCTTTTTAGAATCTGCCTTAGGTAAGTTAAATGTCACACTTGAATCTTACCCAGAATTAAAAGCAAACGAAAATATGAAACAGCTAAGCGAGGAGCTAGCTTCAAGCGAAAATAAAATAGCTTTTGCAAGACAAGCATATAATGATAGTGTGATGAATTATAATACTTACAAACAAAGTTTTCCTGCAAATATGGTTGCTTCATATTTTAAGAGATTTAAAAAAGACTTGCTTTTATTGACATTTAATGAAAGTAGCGAAAAATTAAACGAAACACCAAAGATTAGTTTTTAATGTGGGTCTAATTTTTGTCGTAATCATTGCATACTTTATTAATATTTTTAAATTATCAAAAAATAGTATAAATAATATCGCAAAGGAATTAAATGCAGAAGAATTATCAAAAAATAATGTGATAGCAAATGAAGAGATTTTATTAAATATAGTAGAAGAAATGGCTATTGCATCACAGATGAAAATGCCAAATCTTTGTAATAAGAGATGAAACTAGTATAAATGCAATGTGCAGTGGAGAATGTCTAGGCACATACAAGGAGAGATTTGCTATTTTTGTGACACAAGGCGCACTTGATTCTTTTAATAGAGATGAATTGCAAGGTGTAATTGGACATGAATTTTCACATATTTTTCATGATGATGTAGAACTAAATATGAAGCTTATTTCAATTATATTTGCAATGAATTGTATTAGTATGATTGGACATTCTATGCTTAAAGGTGCTTTTAAAAATACCAGCAGGAGCAGCAAGAATAAATCTGAAGGTAAAGTAGCTATATTGGTATTATTATTGATGATTATTCTAATTGGCTTTATAGGAAGCATATTTTCACAAATAATTCAAAGTGCAATCTCAAGGTAAAAAGAATTTCTAGCTGACGCCTCAAGCGTGCAATATACAAGGAATCCAGATGGTATAAAAAATGCATTGCGAAAGATTGGGAAATATGCAACACAAGAGCAAAAAAATCAATCTCACATTAGTAATAAAAATGCTACACCTTATGCACATATGTTTTTCTTGTCTAGTTTTTCTACTTTGTTTGCTACGCACCCAAGTATAAAAGAGAGACTTAAACGACTACAAAATATAAAGCTTTAATGATAAGAATCTTTTTATTTTTATAAAAATATTAAATTATTTTGCTTTAGCATAGATTATTAGATAATTTTCTACATAAACACAAATATCCATAACTTTAGAGTGCATTTGTGTTAGATTCTGCAAATAATATTTGTGACCTTATAATTACATTTTAAATTTTTGCTAGAATAGCGCCTTTATACAAATTAAAAGGATATTATTTGAAAAAAGTTGCATTACTTATGAGTGGCGGTGTAGATAGTTCATATAGTGCGTATTTATTAAAGAAAGAATATAAAGTAAAAGGATTCTACCTAAAGCTTCATAATAAGGAAGAAAAACACAATTTTTATATAGAAAAATGCAATAAAGTAGCAAAGGAATTAGGCATTGAATTTAGTGTTATTGATTTGCAAAAAGAGTTTGAAGAGGTAGTTTATAAATATTTTGTAGAATCTTACAAAAATGCACAAACACCAAATCCTTGTGCTATGTGTAATCCGCATATCAAATTTGGTCTAGGATTGCAAAAGGCTCTAGATTCTGATTGTGATTTTATTGCAAGCGGACATTATGCAAGGATAAAAAAAATAGATGGAACAAACTATATACAAGAAGCATTTGACAAGAGTAAAGATCAAAGCTATTTTTTATTTGGAATAAGCAAAGAAGCAAAAGATAGGCTTATTTTTCCACTTGGCAATAAGATAAAAAGTGAACTAAAAAAAGAAGCTTTTAGTGCTATGCCTTGGTTTGGTGAATTAGATGAATATAAAGATTCTCAAGAAATTTGTTTTGTTGATAAGGATTATATAAATACAATAAGCAAAGATATAGAAGTAAATAATATTGGATTTATAAAAGATAAAAATGGCAATATAGTTGGCGAACACAAGGGCTATATGCACTACACAATAGGAAAGCGAAAAGGGCTAAATATAAAAGGCTCTCACAGCCCAAGCTATGTGCTAGATATCAACTCAAGTGATAATGTTGTTATTGTAGGAGAAAAACAAGATTTAAAAAAAAGCAGGGTTATTGCAAAAATAGAATCTCTTGATAATGTAAAAAATGGAATCTATGATATAAAAATACGATATCGCTCAAATGCTATAAAAGCACAAATTGAAATTATTGATAATAAGATTATTGCCAATTTGCTTGAAGATGTTTATGGTGTAGCAAATGGGCAAGCTTTAGTGATTTATAAAGATGACATAGTGCTTGGTGGGGGATTTATAGAATCTTCATATTAAATAAATCTCCAGATAAACCAAGCAAATAAACTTATAAGGACAATAGAGAGAATATTTAAAAATATTCCAACTTTAACCATTTCCATTTGTTTGATATGTCCTGTGCCAAAAACAATGGCATTTGGTGGTGTAGCTACAGGTAGCATAAAAGCACAGCTTGCACCAAAGCCTATTATTAATACCAAAAGTGAAGGTGGCATGCCAACAGCATGTCCAACACTACCAAATATAGGCACTAAAAGTGCGGCGCTTGCTGTGTTACTAGTAAATTCTGTTAGAAAAATGATAAATGTCGCAACTACAATGATAATAACAATCCATGAACTCTTACCAAATAAGGCTACCATTCCATTTGCCATAACTTCGCTTGCTCCAGAATCTTTTAATATAGCACTTAGTGCCAATCCGCCACCAAATAATAATAAAACTCCCCATTCTGTGTTTTTTTGGATTTGTTCCCAAGAGGCTGTTTTTGTAAATCCAATAGCAATGACTGCAGCAATCGCAATAATAGAATCCATTTCTTTTATGCCACCAAAATATTCACTTATTTTTGTGCTAAAAATCCATGAAATAGCAGTAAGAATGAATATAATAACTACAGATATCGAGTGGAATCCCCAAACAATATTTTCTTTTTTAATCTCAAATGTTGTATTTAATTTTGGTTTTAAAACCAAATACATCAAAAATATGCAAGAAGGAAGCATGACAATCATAAATGGAATACCAAGTTTCATCCAAGAAAAGAAATCAATATTTAATTCTGCTGCGGCTATTGCATTTGGTGGAGAGCCAACTATAGTTCCAAATCCACCGATACCAGCACTATATGCGATACCTAACAATACAAAAACAAAAGTATTTCGATCGCTTTTTGCATCTAGGTTTGATAAGATTCCAAGCCCAAGTGGTAGCATAATAGCTGCGGTTGCAGTATTGCTAATCCACATAGATAAAAGTGCAGTAGCAATAAATAGCATAATTACTGCAAGCCATAGTTTTCCTTTTGCAATACCTATCATTCTATTTGCAATAAATCTATCAATCCCTTGAATATGCAAAGCTGTAGCTAGTGCGAATCCACCAAAAAATAGAAATATTATAGGGTTTGCAAATGATTTTAGTGCATTTGTTGTATCTAATAATCCCAATGCAACCGCAATCAAAGGAATCAATAATGCAGTTATTGTTACATGAATAGCTTCTGTAAGCCACAAGATTCCAATAAATACCAATAGGCAGATTCCAGCATTTGCATTAGAATCAAATGGTAAAAAATTATATAAAATAAAAAATAAAATAATATCTATGATGATTACACCAAGAGCCCATTTTGAAGGGTGGGTGCTAATAGCAGGACTAAGAGGAGTTATATCCATGAATTATACCTTTTTGAAATATTCTTTTTAAACCTGTTTCAATTATAACAAAAATAAAAATTAGAAAAATATTTAAATAATTTTGTTGTATTCTTATCGTATGTTTATTTCTTAATTTACTCAAATATCAATTTTTATACATATTAAGAATGCTAATAAATAATTTTTATCATGTTTTTAAGAATCTTATTATTACAATATGCACTTAAAATTGATTATTGCATATTTGAGTCTCAAATTATTTATTTTAGAAAATTCAAGGAAAATTTATGGATCATAGAAAATATAAAAGAGGCTATTTTATGCCTCCTGTGCAGTCTTTGGAGTGGTGTAAAAAAGAATATATAGAATCTGCACCTATTTGGTGTAGCGTTGATTTGCGTGATGGAAATCAAGCATTAATCACTCCTATGAATCTAGAAGAAAAGATTGAATTTTTTAAACTGCTAGTAAAGATTGGATTTAAAGAAATAGAAGTAGGATTCCCAGCAGCAAGCAATACAGAATATAATTTTTTGCGAGAATTGATTGAAAATGATTTAGTGCCAGATGATGTTTGCTTACAGGTGCTTACACAAGCAAGAGAGCATATAATAAAAAAGACTTTTGATAGCCTAGAGGGTTGTAAAAATGCAATAGTGCATTTTTACAATTCTACTTCTTATGCGCAAAGAGAGCAAGTTTTTAGAAAATCAAAAGATGAGATAAAACAAATCGCAATAAATGGTGCAAAAATAGTAAAAGATTGTGCTAAAAATACAAAAGGAAATTTTAGATTTGAATATTCTCCAGAAAGTTTTAGTGGGACAGAGATTGATTATGCACTTGAAGTTTGCAATAGTGTTATAGACATTTTTGAACCTACAAAAGATAGTAAGCTTATTATCAACCTTCCTTTAACCGTTGAAATGAGCTTACCACATATCTATGCAAGTCAAATTGAGTATATGTCAAATAATTTACATAATAGAGAAAATATAATAATCTCTCTTCACCCTCACAATGATAGAGGTTGTGCTGTAGCTGATGCGGAATTAGGCATTCTTGCTGGAGGAGATAGGATTGAGGGCACACTTTTTGGTAATGGTGAGCGAACAGGAAATGTAGATATTATCACTCTTGCTATGAATTTATATTCTCATGGAGTAAATCCAAATCTTGATTTTAGCGATATTCCTTCAATTTGTGCTTTATATGAAAAAGTGACCAAAATGCCAGTATATGAAAGACAACCATATTCTGGAAAGCTTGTATTTGCAGCATTTTCTGGCTCTCATCAAGATGCTATTGCTAAAGGAATGGCATATCACAAAGAAAAGAATCTCAAAACTTGGAGTGTGCCATATTTACCAATTGATCCAAAAGATGTTGGTAGAGAATATGAAAGCGATGTAATAAGAATAAATTCTCAAAGTGGAAAAGGTGGCATTGCCTATGTGCTGTATAATCATTATGGTATTGATTTGCCTATGCATTTTAGAGAGGCTTTTTCATATTATGTCAAAAATATATCTGATGAAATGAATAAAGAATTAAGCCCAAAAGAGATTTGTGATATTTTTCAAAATGACTTTGTGAATCTTTCATCTTATTTAAAGGTGCTTGATTTTGTCTTTAAAGACACAGATAATAATATCAATATAGCACTAAATGTAGAATACAAACACCAATCTTTTAATATTACAAGTAGTGGAAATGGGCGTCTAGATTCTGTTGCAAATGCATTGCGTGAAATTTTGGACTTTAAGTTTGATATCATAGATTATAGTGAGCATTCATTAAGTAAAGGATCTAGCTCTAAGGCTATTTCGTATGTTTATATAGTAAGTGATGAAAAAAAATATTTTGGTGTAGGAATTGATACAGATATCATAAAAGCTTCAGTCTATGGTCTTATAAGTGCTATCAATCATATATTAAAAAGTTTAAAAGGGGCATGATATGGGAATGACAATGAGTCAAAAGATATTGGCAGATAGGGCAGGTTTGGATTCTGTAAAAGTAGGTGATTTAATCATTGCAAAGATTGATATGGTTTTAGGAAATGATATTACCACACCTGTAGCAATCAATGCTTTTAAAAGTGCAAATTTCAATAAAGTATTTGACAAAGAAAAAATTTCGCTTGTTATGGATCATTTTGCACCAAATAAAGATATAAAGGCTGCTACACAAAGTGCGCAGTGTAGATGTTTTGCAAATGATTTTGATATAAAACATTATTACGATGTTGGAAATATGGGCGTAGAACATGCACTTTTACCAGAGCAAGGAATAGTGACCATTGGAGATTTAATCATTGGCGCAGATTCTCATACTTGCACTTATGGGGCACTTGGAGCATTTTCTACTGGAGTTGGCTCAACAGATATGGCTATTGGTATGGCAAAAGGTGAAGCTTGGTTTAAAGTGCCATCTGCCATTAGATTCAATCTAAAAGG encodes:
- a CDS encoding LemA family protein, with translation MNRSQNAFSQIDVQLKRRYDLIPNLVEVAKKYMKHEEETLIKEKL
- the folK gene encoding 2-amino-4-hydroxy-6-hydroxymethyldihydropteridine diphosphokinase gives rise to the protein MREIITNSFFPFVNKNKNIYLQNISILSIGGNLKNPIKTFLHFIKKLRLNSNITLISTSPIYKNPPFGYTKQNDFYNSTIILSTNMCLIEFYRFIFYIERIFGRKRKREFKNAPRTLDIDILFFNDIFIRSKKLNIPHLHWNKRDSVLIPLLYQVNYKGF
- the fliY gene encoding flagellar motor switch protein FliY, whose translation is MTNFINLIQNEAISTIEGLTGQKPSIKYSNTAQANNLNIDGSFAFIELENNNNAKIAIVVPSIIATALPDLMLGGEGVSNDNITSDDLDAIKEVSSNIFGALSTTLKGQKELPKMDFKVVDSKILDTTDTSNYKDRILFEFDLNNIHSNFVILLSFDIVNELNGKTKEQVQSESKVESKDDLPNLNSAEIRNIGMLLDVKMQIKVRIGQKKMLLKDVIAMDIGSVIELNQLANDPLEILVGDKVIAKGEVVIIDGNFGVQITEIGTKKERLEQLKI
- the fliM gene encoding flagellar motor switch protein FliM; translated protein: MADILSQEEIDALLEVVDDEGEDNANLENNEIFNRKQVTLYDFKRPNRVSKEQLRAFRGIHDKMARNLSSQISAIMRSIVEIQLHSVDQMTYGEFLMSLPSPTSFNVFSMKPLDGSGVLEINPSIAFPMIDRLLGGNGEPYENTRDFSDIELSLLDTILRHIMQNLKEAWAPITEIFPSIDAKESSPSVIQIVAQNEIVIMVVMEIIIGHSNGMMNICYPVISLESILSRLASRDFMLSETSSKKSRNKELQVLIGGAVVNVSAILGSARLSMKEILDLKAGDIIRLDRVADDMVVVNIDDRDKYIGEIGLQRYRKTIKIKDVITTEKDKVREVLEMLENNRKHRAENIKEEEDIK
- a CDS encoding MinD/ParA family protein, with the protein product MKNQAAGLDELLKKIQNPKKNTTFIAITSGKGGVGKSTISANMAYILWSMGYKVGVFDADIGLANLDLIFGVKAQYNILDVLKGDISFEDIVINIESGLCLIPGYTGDEIFKYNDNILEKFSNQSVILDSLDYLIIDTGAGIGDSVQTFLSASDYVIVVTMPDPSALTDAYASIKVSSRHKNKIYVIVNQVNSTREANKVFDRLKSVAGSNIPNLELELLGKISSSDSIVQSNRQRKLFTKVFPQSFASASLQTIAINLLKNMEQNVLPYNESGFNRFIRNILSRF
- a CDS encoding DASS family sodium-coupled anion symporter, translating into MDITPLSPAISTHPSKWALGVIIIDIILFFILYNFLPFDSNANAGICLLVFIGILWLTEAIHVTITALLIPLIAVALGLLDTTNALKSFANPIIFLFFGGFALATALHIQGIDRFIANRMIGIAKGKLWLAVIMLFIATALLSMWISNTATAAIMLPLGLGILSNLDAKSDRNTFVFVLLGIAYSAGIGGFGTIVGSPPNAIAAAELNIDFFSWMKLGIPFMIVMLPSCIFLMYLVLKPKLNTTFEIKKENIVWGFHSISVVIIFILTAISWIFSTKISEYFGGIKEMDSIIAIAAVIAIGFTKTASWEQIQKNTEWGVLLLFGGGLALSAILKDSGASEVMANGMVALFGKSSWIVIIIVVATFIIFLTEFTSNTASAALLVPIFGSVGHAVGMPPSLLVLIIGFGASCAFMLPVATPPNAIVFGTGHIKQMEMVKVGIFLNILSIVLISLFAWFIWRFI
- the mnmA gene encoding tRNA 2-thiouridine(34) synthase MnmA, whose translation is MKKVALLMSGGVDSSYSAYLLKKEYKVKGFYLKLHNKEEKHNFYIEKCNKVAKELGIEFSVIDLQKEFEEVVYKYFVESYKNAQTPNPCAMCNPHIKFGLGLQKALDSDCDFIASGHYARIKKIDGTNYIQEAFDKSKDQSYFLFGISKEAKDRLIFPLGNKIKSELKKEAFSAMPWFGELDEYKDSQEICFVDKDYINTISKDIEVNNIGFIKDKNGNIVGEHKGYMHYTIGKRKGLNIKGSHSPSYVLDINSSDNVVIVGEKQDLKKSRVIAKIESLDNVKNGIYDIKIRYRSNAIKAQIEIIDNKIIANLLEDVYGVANGQALVIYKDDIVLGGGFIESSY
- the flhF gene encoding flagellar biosynthesis protein FlhF, producing MQDLQMYTYTAPSYKETMEIAKNKHGEDALIVSSKEIRKKSLLENGLWEIVVVAPKQDNKDKNDDTNDDTNDDLPDNSVEKRLQNIAKKAIEKKKEAKERQSSDIGIQISNAVKEIAKLTPNTSKRGIETRENISENSKKSTKDNIDKTREEVAKRNQDEAKDLKNIRQELDKINDKMKLIQSMFWDDISQRAQNTNNIPHEFAEIYRICKNSGMKNEHLEEIMQLSQNLMPVNMRENSVTIKRYFREVLRKMIACRPENIDMKRKRIVMLVGPTGVGKTTTLAKLATHYSVKHRYKVGLITLDSYRIGAYDQLAFYAKKLKLSINAVNDTTEFTKSLDELKYCDYILIDTIGSSQHDKQKLDILKKYVNADYNIDVNLVLCATTKYEDLMDIYYSFGSLNIDTLIFSKLDESKGFGNLFSLIYDTKKPVSYFTIGQEVPEDILAARNDYLADCIINGFSKPSRDEILR
- a CDS encoding RNA polymerase sigma factor FliA; amino-acid sequence: MKQQNDYNIELKHSQDALVLQYMPALRAMAFRLKERLPSSIDINDLISIGTEEMIKLARRYDDSINDSFWGYAKTRVYGSMLDYLRNLDIISRSNRKLIKLIDKEVSKYFNEHEEEPSDEYLAQVLNEDIKKIKEAKIASDFYTLIPLDEQYNAIQGENSISKIEKEELVSLIQDILSSLSKREQMIIQLYYFDELSLGEISSILNITISRISQIHKEVIKKIRLRIGDING
- a CDS encoding LemA family protein, with the translated sequence MLDSVAKDASNVKINQLGKAESFLESALGKLNVTLESYPELKANENMKQLSEELASSENKIAFARQAYNDSVMNYNTYKQSFPANMVASYFKRFKKDLLLLTFNESSEKLNETPKISF